The following are encoded in a window of Geobacter metallireducens GS-15 genomic DNA:
- a CDS encoding DUF488 domain-containing protein, producing the protein MQLTIYTVGHSTRSLEEFVVLLRAHGIRQLVDVRTIPRSRHNPQFNRDTLGTFLRNRRIGYRHMKELGGLRHARADSVNMGWRNASFRGFADYMQTPVFAAALEKLIVLASKRPTAIMCAEAVPWRCHRSLIGDALVVRGIEVKDIMGINSVKQHLLTPMARVEGGQVTYPAQGEEDSGVSARGIKTAIT; encoded by the coding sequence ATGCAGCTCACGATCTACACCGTGGGGCATTCGACGCGCAGCCTGGAGGAATTCGTGGTGCTGCTGCGGGCACACGGCATCAGGCAGCTTGTGGATGTGCGCACGATACCCCGCTCACGGCACAATCCACAGTTCAATCGCGACACCCTAGGGACGTTTCTCCGCAACCGCCGTATCGGCTACCGGCACATGAAGGAGCTGGGAGGGCTGCGGCATGCCCGGGCCGATTCGGTGAACATGGGGTGGCGCAACGCCTCCTTCCGCGGCTTTGCCGACTACATGCAGACACCGGTGTTTGCCGCGGCCCTGGAAAAGCTTATCGTGCTGGCCAGTAAACGACCGACCGCCATCATGTGCGCCGAGGCGGTTCCCTGGCGTTGCCACCGCTCGCTCATCGGCGATGCGCTCGTTGTCCGGGGGATCGAGGTGAAGGACATCATGGGGATAAACAGCGTGAAACAACACCTCCTGACCCCTATGGCGAGGGTCGAGGGGGGGCAGGTAACCTATCCGGCTCAGGGGGAAGAGGATAGCGGCGTTTCCGCTCGAGGGATCAAAACCGCCATAACGTGA
- a CDS encoding FAD-dependent oxidoreductase translates to MKLRVVVIGANAAGAKAASKAKRMNPHAEVTLIERGNFISYGACGIPYFVSDTVADVKELMSTPVGVVRDAAFFNKVKGVHVITGTEVVSLDRQSRTVQLFEKESAKAFSLEYDRLVLATGSSPSLPPLKNRDLGNILTVKAIEDAELLKERAVTGKRACIVGGGLIGLETAEALRQKGLEVTIVEMRDQLLPGILDPEMASLVERHIRQNGVEVETSCRVAGFDGTGVVNKVLTERGEIPADVVVLAPGVTPNVKLAKEAGLEIGPTGAIAVDSRMGTSDPAIYACGDCCETTHLVTGKKVHVPLGSTANKQGRVAGINASGGEATFAGILGTSILRVFSVNAGKTGLTESEARAQGYDVETVLSPAPDKAHFFPGAKPIALKLVADRATGRILGLQAVGEGAVDKRVDAAAAAITFGATADQLSHLDLAYAPPYSAAMDNLIVAADILKNKLAGHARGISPRKVRQMLDDGDDFILLDVRSPAEHAEVGIEGATLIPLGALREKLESLPKDKEIVTFCKISLRGYEAQKILDAAGFRDVKFLDGGIMTWPYELRRGGGA, encoded by the coding sequence ATGAAACTGCGAGTTGTCGTGATCGGAGCCAACGCTGCGGGGGCAAAGGCCGCCTCCAAGGCAAAAAGGATGAACCCCCATGCGGAGGTTACTCTGATCGAGCGGGGCAATTTTATTTCTTACGGCGCCTGCGGTATTCCCTATTTCGTTTCGGATACCGTAGCCGATGTAAAAGAGTTGATGAGCACCCCGGTCGGAGTGGTGCGAGATGCAGCCTTTTTCAACAAGGTGAAGGGAGTCCACGTTATCACCGGAACCGAGGTGGTCAGCCTCGACCGGCAGTCGAGGACGGTCCAGCTGTTCGAAAAGGAGAGCGCGAAAGCCTTCTCCCTTGAATACGACCGGCTGGTTCTGGCCACGGGGAGCTCGCCGTCCCTTCCACCGTTGAAGAACCGGGATCTTGGCAACATCCTGACGGTCAAGGCCATTGAGGATGCGGAACTGCTGAAAGAGCGGGCCGTGACGGGAAAGAGAGCCTGTATCGTCGGCGGCGGTCTGATCGGCCTGGAAACGGCAGAGGCCTTGAGGCAGAAGGGGTTGGAGGTCACGATCGTCGAGATGCGCGACCAGCTTCTGCCGGGAATACTGGACCCGGAGATGGCGAGTCTGGTTGAAAGGCATATCCGTCAGAACGGTGTCGAGGTTGAGACTTCTTGCCGGGTGGCCGGTTTTGACGGCACCGGAGTAGTGAATAAAGTTCTGACCGAACGGGGAGAGATCCCGGCTGACGTGGTGGTACTGGCACCAGGGGTGACGCCGAACGTGAAGCTGGCGAAGGAGGCCGGATTGGAGATCGGCCCCACTGGCGCCATCGCCGTCGACTCCCGCATGGGGACCAGCGACCCGGCAATCTACGCCTGCGGTGACTGCTGCGAAACCACCCACTTGGTTACCGGGAAAAAGGTTCATGTCCCCCTCGGCAGCACCGCCAACAAGCAGGGGAGGGTCGCCGGGATAAACGCATCCGGGGGGGAGGCAACCTTTGCCGGAATCCTCGGCACCAGCATCCTCAGGGTCTTCAGTGTCAACGCCGGGAAGACCGGCCTCACTGAATCCGAGGCGAGGGCACAGGGGTATGACGTCGAAACCGTCCTCTCGCCGGCCCCCGACAAAGCGCACTTTTTCCCCGGCGCGAAACCGATCGCCCTAAAGCTCGTGGCAGACCGGGCTACCGGGAGGATTCTCGGGCTTCAGGCTGTCGGCGAGGGGGCCGTGGACAAGCGGGTGGACGCCGCAGCCGCGGCCATTACGTTCGGCGCCACCGCCGACCAGCTTTCGCACCTGGATCTGGCCTACGCACCCCCCTACTCAGCCGCCATGGACAACCTCATCGTGGCCGCGGATATCCTGAAGAACAAACTGGCCGGCCACGCCAGGGGTATCTCCCCCCGAAAGGTGAGGCAGATGCTGGATGATGGCGACGACTTCATCCTCCTCGACGTCCGCTCTCCCGCGGAACATGCAGAGGTCGGCATCGAGGGGGCCACGCTTATCCCCCTGGGGGCATTGAGGGAAAAGCTGGAGAGTCTCCCCAAGGACAAAGAGATCGTCACCTTCTGCAAAATCAGCCTCAGAGGCTACGAGGCCCAGAAGATCCTCGATGCTGCCGGCTTCAGGGATGTCAAGTTCCTGGATGGCGGCATAATGACGTGGCCCTATGAACTTCGACGCGGCGGAGGAGCCTGA
- a CDS encoding (2Fe-2S)-binding protein: MKRITFKVNGVTHSFAGEPEMPLLWYLRDELHLTGTKYGCGKGLCGACTVQINGEATRSCITTMKSVAGKKIVTIEGLSARGDHPLQKAWQELNVPQCGYCQSGQIMQAAALLKGKPHPTDQEIDEAMGGNICRCGTYERIRQGIKRAAEVKP, encoded by the coding sequence ATGAAAAGGATCACGTTCAAGGTCAACGGCGTTACGCACTCGTTCGCAGGGGAACCGGAGATGCCGCTTCTGTGGTATCTCCGGGACGAACTGCACCTGACCGGCACCAAGTACGGCTGCGGCAAGGGGCTCTGCGGGGCTTGCACGGTGCAGATCAACGGGGAGGCGACGCGCAGCTGCATAACGACCATGAAGAGCGTGGCGGGGAAGAAGATCGTCACCATCGAGGGGTTGAGCGCCCGGGGAGACCACCCGCTGCAAAAGGCCTGGCAGGAGCTGAACGTGCCCCAGTGCGGCTACTGCCAGAGCGGCCAGATTATGCAGGCCGCGGCTCTTCTCAAGGGAAAGCCCCATCCGACCGATCAGGAGATCGACGAGGCGATGGGAGGCAATATCTGCCGCTGCGGAACCTACGAGCGGATCCGCCAGGGGATCAAACGGGCAGCGGAGGTGAAGCCATGA
- a CDS encoding ISL3-like element ISGme6 family transposase: MLIKTVLNKFERFKSFIYGDCRLAKVGGSEALVIDIKARRNSKPECPECGKRGKTYDTQPARLFEYVPIWAFKVFFRYAPRRVLCPIHGVKVESLPWGYGKEQMTISYQVYLARWARRLSWKEVAEIFKTSWDSIFRAVQYAVDYGLANRNLDGVTEIGVDEIAVFKGHQYLTMVYQLNAGVRRLLWCGPQRRIRTLLRFFREFGKERSAKLKYVCSDMWAPYLKVIAKRAPNAVNILDRFHIMRKFNEAIDEVRRTEAKEFKAVKQENVLEKGRWLLLKRPENLSEKQTSRLGDLLKLNLSSIKAYLLREDFQQFWDYQRSDFAGKFLDDWVIRTMQTDLEPMKKVARMLRNHKPMILNWFKAKGRLSSGAVEGLNLKAKLTIRKAYGFRTIKCLQVALYHTLGDLPEPLCHHRFC, translated from the coding sequence ATGCTTATCAAGACTGTACTGAACAAGTTCGAGCGTTTCAAGTCCTTCATTTACGGAGATTGCCGACTGGCGAAAGTCGGCGGCTCAGAAGCACTAGTCATTGACATCAAGGCTCGTCGCAACAGCAAGCCCGAATGCCCGGAATGTGGCAAGCGAGGCAAGACATACGACACGCAACCGGCCCGACTGTTCGAGTATGTGCCGATCTGGGCGTTCAAGGTCTTCTTTCGCTACGCTCCCCGTCGGGTTCTGTGCCCAATCCATGGGGTAAAGGTTGAATCCCTCCCCTGGGGGTATGGCAAAGAGCAAATGACGATCTCGTACCAGGTCTATCTTGCCCGGTGGGCTCGGCGACTCTCCTGGAAGGAAGTTGCCGAAATCTTTAAGACCAGTTGGGACAGCATCTTTCGGGCGGTGCAGTATGCTGTCGATTACGGCCTGGCAAACAGAAACCTTGATGGCGTTACGGAAATCGGTGTTGATGAAATTGCCGTCTTCAAGGGCCATCAGTATCTTACGATGGTCTATCAGCTCAATGCCGGCGTCAGGCGTCTTCTCTGGTGTGGTCCGCAACGTCGGATAAGAACGCTACTGCGCTTCTTTCGGGAATTCGGCAAAGAACGCAGCGCCAAGCTCAAGTATGTCTGCAGCGACATGTGGGCACCGTATCTCAAGGTTATCGCCAAGCGGGCACCCAATGCCGTGAACATCCTCGACCGCTTCCACATCATGCGGAAGTTTAACGAAGCGATTGACGAGGTTCGGCGCACCGAAGCCAAGGAGTTCAAGGCCGTAAAGCAGGAGAACGTCCTGGAAAAGGGCCGTTGGTTGCTGCTGAAACGGCCGGAAAATCTGTCCGAGAAGCAGACGTCACGATTGGGAGATTTGCTCAAGCTCAACCTCTCATCAATCAAGGCATATCTGCTGCGCGAGGACTTTCAGCAGTTCTGGGACTACCAGCGGTCTGACTTTGCTGGCAAGTTCCTCGACGACTGGGTCATCAGGACAATGCAAACTGACCTGGAACCGATGAAGAAGGTTGCCAGGATGTTACGCAACCACAAACCGATGATTCTCAACTGGTTCAAGGCAAAAGGCCGACTTTCCAGCGGCGCGGTAGAGGGTCTGAACCTCAAAGCAAAACTGACTATCAGAAAAGCGTACGGTTTCCGAACCATCAAGTGCCTGCAAGTGGCGCTATATCACACACTTGGCGACTTGCCAGAACCCCTGTGTCACCACAGATTCTGCTAA
- a CDS encoding Lpp/OprI family alanine-zipper lipoprotein, with translation MKGILLLIAMLLVLPVTMIGCATSGDLERVQADQRMLDAKVEQAVQDAQAAKASADAAKAKADNATARADSAIKAAEERERIADEKAKKADATFQKSMRK, from the coding sequence ATGAAAGGGATTCTCTTGCTGATCGCAATGCTGCTCGTTCTCCCTGTCACCATGATTGGTTGTGCAACCTCCGGTGACCTGGAGAGAGTGCAGGCGGATCAAAGAATGCTTGATGCGAAAGTCGAGCAGGCAGTGCAGGATGCACAAGCAGCCAAGGCCTCAGCCGATGCGGCCAAAGCAAAGGCAGATAATGCCACAGCCCGCGCCGATAGTGCTATAAAGGCGGCTGAGGAAAGGGAACGGATCGCCGATGAAAAGGCGAAAAAGGCTGACGCTACTTTCCAGAAATCCATGAGGAAGTAA
- a CDS encoding M48 metallopeptidase family protein, whose amino-acid sequence MQHHGPRIWLNLELAKKPAPCLEYIVVHELAHLLERHHSDRFTALMDRFMPQWRLYRDELNRAPLGHEAWGASSPAMHSPRCSRTPISASPWMGRGVGGTTS is encoded by the coding sequence CTGCAACACCACGGCCCTCGGATCTGGCTGAACCTGGAGCTGGCCAAGAAACCGGCCCCCTGCCTGGAGTATATCGTCGTCCACGAGCTGGCCCACCTGCTGGAGCGGCACCATAGCGATCGGTTCACGGCCCTCATGGATCGGTTCATGCCCCAGTGGCGTCTCTACCGCGATGAGCTGAACCGGGCACCGCTTGGGCATGAGGCGTGGGGAGCCAGTTCACCAGCGATGCATTCACCAAGGTGCTCAAGGACGCCAATATCCGCATCTCCATGGATGGGAAGGGGCGTTGGCGGGACAACGTCATGA
- a CDS encoding ion channel: MTIVAVMCGIALIVVVLWEGFETIVLPRRVTRRFRMTRFFYRRTWLPWVTMVNACVPPRRRETWLSFFGPLSLILLLSIWAFGLIVGFALLHWGLGSAIVTHDGSSGLLVDLYLSGTTFFTLGLGDAIPRSTAARFLVVLESGMGFGFLALVIGYLPALNQSFASREVSISLLDARAGSPPTASEMLRRHGHERGMDALRQLLHEWENWSSEFLEGHLSYPVLAYFRSQHENQSWLGALTAILDTCALLMAGVDGACERQAELTFAMARHAVVDLSLVFRTRPQEPASPRLPPEKLEDLRALLAERGLKLRERDTVDRKLTELRWMYEPYVHALAAYFRVKVPPWIAAENQPDNWEVSVWDRRTVSRKVTEKAKGEHF; the protein is encoded by the coding sequence GTGACTATCGTTGCCGTCATGTGCGGCATTGCCCTGATCGTGGTGGTGCTCTGGGAGGGGTTTGAGACCATTGTCCTCCCCCGCCGGGTGACCCGCCGGTTCCGCATGACCCGCTTTTTCTACCGGCGCACCTGGCTCCCCTGGGTAACGATGGTCAACGCCTGTGTCCCGCCGCGGCGGCGGGAAACCTGGCTGAGCTTTTTCGGCCCCCTGTCGCTCATCCTCCTGCTCAGCATCTGGGCCTTCGGGTTGATCGTCGGCTTTGCCCTCCTCCACTGGGGGCTTGGCTCGGCCATCGTAACCCATGACGGGAGCAGCGGGCTCCTTGTCGACCTCTACCTGAGCGGCACCACGTTCTTCACCCTCGGGCTGGGGGATGCCATCCCCCGGAGCACGGCGGCGCGCTTTCTCGTGGTGCTCGAATCGGGGATGGGGTTCGGCTTTCTCGCCCTCGTGATCGGCTATCTGCCGGCCCTCAACCAGTCGTTCGCCAGCCGCGAGGTGAGCATCTCGCTCCTGGATGCCCGGGCCGGTTCACCTCCTACCGCCTCCGAAATGCTTCGCCGCCACGGCCACGAACGGGGGATGGACGCGCTCCGGCAACTCCTCCACGAGTGGGAGAACTGGTCGTCGGAGTTTCTGGAGGGGCACCTCTCCTACCCGGTCCTTGCCTATTTCCGCTCCCAGCACGAAAACCAGTCGTGGCTGGGGGCCCTGACGGCGATCCTGGACACCTGCGCCCTCCTCATGGCTGGCGTGGACGGGGCCTGCGAGCGCCAGGCGGAACTCACCTTCGCCATGGCCCGCCACGCCGTGGTCGATCTCTCCCTGGTCTTCAGGACCAGGCCGCAGGAGCCCGCGTCACCACGACTTCCGCCCGAAAAGCTGGAGGATCTCCGCGCCCTTCTGGCGGAAAGGGGACTGAAGCTCCGTGAAAGGGATACCGTTGACCGGAAGCTGACCGAGCTGCGCTGGATGTATGAGCCCTACGTCCACGCCCTGGCAGCGTACTTTCGGGTCAAAGTTCCCCCCTGGATCGCCGCGGAAAACCAGCCGGACAACTGGGAGGTGAGTGTCTGGGATCGTCGCACCGTCAGCAGAAAGGTTACGGAAAAGGCCAAGGGGGAGCATTTCTAG
- a CDS encoding xanthine dehydrogenase family protein molybdopterin-binding subunit, producing MSAVVRMSRRGFLKTTFSAGALILCARVLPGGALDALAAQTWHPGVYLGIEPDGTVIIVAHRSEMGTGIRTSLPMVAADELDADWRRVRVEQAIGDPRYGDQNTDGSKSIRDFYGALRQAGATARLMLERAAAARWGVPVAECRASNHQVVHTGGKTLGFGELAALAARQPVPAADELRFKAPADFRYVGHGVPIVDLAGICTGKAVYGIDARMPKMAYASIERPPVLGGRLKSHDDREVRKVRGVLRTVVLETPIPPYGFKALGGVAVIAGSSWAAMEGRKKLKVAWEAGENGSYDSAAFEKSLLETVRQPQKAVRAVGDVDAEFAKGGTVLEAEYYVPHLAHASMEPPAAVAEFKNGKVTAWAATQNPQAVQDAVAKALTIRKEDVTCHVTLLGGAFGRKSKPDYVVEAALLSKNVGRPVQVTWTREDDIAHDYYHAVAAMYLKAATDARGKPTAWLQRCAFPPIPSTFDASVRYGGDGELAQGWVDVPFAIPNLRAENGPAEPHVRIGWLRSVANIYHAFAVQSFTDELAAAAGRDRIEYFLDLLGPPRTIDFTAEGTKNANYGKPADQYPWETGRLRRVIEVVAEKSGWAKRKPEKGRALGFAAHRSFLTYVAVVVDLQVDDQGRITIPRIDMALDAGRVIHPERVTAQFEGAAVFGASLALMGEITAAHGRITQSNFDNYPVARMAEAPREVHVHIVPSDALPTGAGEPGVPPIAPAICNALFAATGRRIRRLPVKNTKLV from the coding sequence ATGAGCGCCGTGGTTCGCATGAGCCGCCGCGGATTTCTCAAGACGACGTTTTCGGCGGGGGCCCTGATCCTCTGCGCCCGTGTTCTTCCCGGCGGAGCCCTCGACGCCCTGGCGGCGCAGACGTGGCATCCCGGCGTCTACCTGGGGATCGAGCCGGACGGCACGGTGATCATCGTCGCCCATCGCTCGGAGATGGGGACCGGCATCCGCACCTCTCTGCCGATGGTGGCAGCCGACGAGCTGGACGCCGACTGGCGGCGGGTCAGGGTCGAGCAGGCCATCGGCGACCCCCGGTACGGCGACCAGAACACCGACGGTTCCAAGTCGATCCGCGATTTCTACGGCGCCCTGCGCCAGGCCGGGGCCACGGCGCGTCTCATGCTCGAGCGGGCCGCCGCTGCCCGGTGGGGAGTGCCGGTTGCCGAATGCCGGGCCAGCAATCACCAGGTTGTGCATACCGGCGGCAAGACCCTCGGCTTCGGCGAACTGGCCGCCCTTGCCGCACGCCAGCCGGTCCCCGCCGCGGATGAGCTCCGCTTCAAGGCGCCGGCCGACTTCCGCTACGTGGGCCACGGGGTGCCCATCGTCGATCTGGCCGGCATCTGCACGGGAAAGGCCGTCTACGGCATCGACGCCCGGATGCCGAAGATGGCCTATGCCTCCATCGAGCGGCCGCCGGTCCTCGGTGGGAGACTGAAATCCCATGATGACCGGGAAGTCCGCAAGGTCAGGGGAGTGCTGCGCACGGTGGTGCTGGAGACCCCCATCCCTCCCTACGGGTTCAAGGCGCTGGGGGGAGTGGCGGTGATCGCCGGGAGCAGCTGGGCGGCCATGGAGGGGCGCAAGAAACTGAAGGTCGCCTGGGAGGCAGGGGAGAACGGCAGCTATGATTCGGCAGCCTTCGAGAAATCGCTCCTGGAAACCGTCCGGCAGCCCCAGAAGGCAGTGAGGGCCGTCGGGGACGTGGATGCGGAATTTGCCAAGGGGGGGACGGTGCTGGAGGCGGAGTACTATGTTCCCCACCTCGCCCACGCCTCCATGGAGCCTCCGGCGGCGGTGGCCGAGTTCAAGAACGGCAAGGTGACGGCCTGGGCCGCGACCCAGAACCCGCAGGCGGTGCAGGATGCGGTGGCCAAGGCGCTCACGATCCGCAAGGAGGACGTGACGTGCCACGTGACACTTCTGGGGGGCGCCTTCGGCCGGAAATCGAAACCCGATTACGTCGTGGAGGCGGCGCTGCTGTCCAAGAACGTCGGCAGGCCGGTGCAGGTCACCTGGACCCGGGAGGACGACATCGCCCACGACTACTACCACGCCGTGGCGGCCATGTACCTGAAGGCGGCGACGGATGCCCGGGGAAAGCCGACCGCATGGCTGCAGCGGTGCGCCTTCCCGCCGATCCCCTCCACCTTCGACGCGTCGGTGCGCTACGGCGGTGACGGGGAGCTGGCCCAGGGGTGGGTGGACGTGCCGTTCGCCATCCCGAACCTGCGCGCGGAAAACGGACCGGCAGAGCCCCACGTCCGGATCGGCTGGTTGCGGTCGGTGGCCAATATCTACCACGCCTTCGCGGTCCAGTCGTTCACCGATGAGCTTGCCGCCGCCGCGGGGCGCGACCGGATCGAGTATTTCCTCGACCTTCTCGGCCCGCCCCGGACCATCGATTTCACGGCCGAGGGGACGAAGAACGCCAATTACGGCAAGCCGGCCGATCAATACCCCTGGGAGACGGGACGGCTGCGGCGGGTGATCGAAGTGGTGGCGGAGAAGTCGGGGTGGGCGAAGCGGAAACCGGAAAAGGGGCGTGCGCTCGGTTTTGCCGCCCATCGGAGCTTCCTCACCTACGTGGCGGTGGTGGTTGATCTCCAGGTGGACGACCAGGGGCGGATCACCATCCCGCGGATCGACATGGCCCTGGATGCCGGGCGGGTGATCCATCCGGAGCGGGTGACGGCCCAGTTCGAGGGGGCCGCCGTATTCGGCGCGAGCCTTGCGCTCATGGGGGAGATCACGGCAGCCCATGGCCGGATCACCCAATCCAACTTCGACAACTACCCGGTGGCGCGGATGGCCGAGGCCCCGCGGGAGGTCCACGTGCACATCGTCCCCTCCGACGCCCTGCCGACCGGCGCGGGTGAACCGGGCGTTCCCCCCATTGCGCCGGCGATCTGCAATGCGCTCTTCGCCGCCACCGGCCGGCGCATCCGCCGCTTGCCGGTCAAGAACACGAAGCTCGTGTAG
- a CDS encoding L,D-transpeptidase family protein, translated as MYRIADLPLSTACFRLIALGVCILSLQGCAVLRGAQEQSSLAPGHLAAEIERNDFPVANGDDVIGRLAVLRLEQGDTLPDIARHFGLGITALSAANPGMDVWAPEAGKPVILPLSFVLPDTPRRGIVVNVATMRLFQYKGDGASLAVSTYPVGVGTKERPTPTGPTRVYRKAARPTWHVPASIAEDHRKKGDPLPPEVPPGPENPLGEYALYLSKPGYLIHGTNKPASIGLKATNGCMRLYPENIEVLYNDTPVNTPVAIVNQPYLIGQRDGVLYLEAHTPLEDAGTLELTKVYEKLRAIEKKTGRALDWTKIRKVQAEARGIPVPILELRQGSEKGIPQTMEVGHPDTLHGRPEIPDLKPDAWYVLAADVRNELEARRIAAIINHQGPPIPARVLAKNNAYRVIAGPFADGSRARDAAKRLKIDLEIDGILIDPAGK; from the coding sequence ATGTACCGAATCGCTGACCTGCCCCTCTCTACCGCCTGTTTTCGCCTGATCGCTCTAGGGGTATGTATCCTATCCCTTCAAGGATGCGCTGTACTCAGGGGTGCCCAGGAGCAATCATCGCTTGCGCCAGGCCATCTTGCCGCGGAGATCGAACGAAATGACTTTCCCGTTGCCAATGGCGACGACGTCATTGGCCGGCTTGCCGTCCTCAGACTTGAACAGGGGGATACGCTCCCGGATATTGCGAGACATTTCGGTCTGGGGATCACGGCACTCAGCGCCGCCAATCCGGGCATGGATGTCTGGGCGCCCGAGGCCGGAAAACCGGTCATCCTGCCCCTGAGCTTTGTCCTGCCGGACACCCCGAGACGAGGGATTGTGGTCAACGTCGCCACAATGAGGCTCTTTCAGTACAAGGGCGATGGCGCCTCCCTGGCGGTATCCACCTACCCCGTCGGCGTCGGCACCAAGGAGCGCCCCACCCCCACCGGCCCAACGCGGGTGTATCGCAAGGCGGCCCGGCCGACCTGGCATGTGCCTGCTTCAATTGCCGAGGACCATCGAAAGAAGGGGGATCCGCTCCCCCCGGAAGTTCCGCCGGGGCCGGAGAATCCCCTGGGGGAATACGCTCTCTACCTGAGCAAACCGGGGTATCTGATCCATGGCACGAACAAGCCGGCCAGCATCGGGCTTAAGGCAACCAATGGCTGTATGAGGCTCTATCCGGAAAACATCGAGGTGCTCTATAACGACACGCCGGTCAACACCCCGGTGGCCATTGTCAACCAACCCTACCTCATCGGTCAACGGGACGGGGTGCTTTACCTGGAAGCCCATACCCCGCTGGAAGACGCAGGCACTCTCGAACTGACGAAGGTGTATGAAAAGTTGAGAGCCATTGAAAAGAAAACAGGCCGTGCGCTTGACTGGACAAAAATCAGAAAAGTTCAGGCCGAGGCCCGGGGGATTCCGGTTCCCATCCTCGAACTGCGCCAGGGAAGTGAAAAAGGGATTCCGCAAACCATGGAAGTCGGGCACCCCGACACACTGCACGGCAGACCGGAAATACCGGACCTGAAACCGGATGCCTGGTATGTTCTGGCTGCCGATGTGCGTAACGAGCTTGAGGCCCGGAGGATTGCCGCCATCATCAACCACCAGGGCCCTCCGATACCGGCACGGGTCTTGGCAAAGAACAACGCCTACCGTGTCATCGCCGGCCCGTTCGCTGATGGCAGTAGGGCCAGGGATGCGGCCAAACGCCTGAAGATCGATTTGGAAATCGACGGCATATTGATTGATCCTGCTGGGAAGTAG
- a CDS encoding L,D-transpeptidase family protein, with protein sequence MLMAGCGHLQSKPTFEEANDLFNQGSYQASLSKYEQIVDQQPAAGDRALFEMGIVYSYPKNERKDYQKSLECFQRVIKDYPGSHYRQNSQTMASYINTVPVKDATIATQQTRIEALQRELTGKEDEIAALRGKIEALEKNVFAYAIRKPSLDKILIEKQARRMMLISKGAVLKTYRIALGGDPIGPKERQGDNKTPEGAYTIDARNRDSRYHRALHISYPNERDRKRARELGVSPGGNIMIHGIKNGFSWVGDAHAGVDWTKGCIAVTDEEIEEIDTLAPNGTIVEIRP encoded by the coding sequence ATGCTCATGGCGGGATGCGGTCACCTTCAGTCCAAGCCGACCTTTGAAGAAGCGAATGACTTGTTTAATCAGGGAAGCTACCAGGCCTCGCTGAGCAAATACGAGCAGATTGTCGACCAGCAACCTGCGGCGGGCGACAGGGCTCTCTTCGAGATGGGTATCGTTTATTCGTACCCGAAGAACGAGCGCAAAGATTATCAGAAATCCCTGGAGTGCTTTCAGCGGGTCATAAAGGATTATCCCGGGAGCCACTACCGGCAGAACAGTCAGACGATGGCATCGTATATCAATACTGTCCCGGTCAAGGACGCGACGATTGCCACGCAGCAAACGAGGATCGAGGCCCTCCAGCGCGAGCTCACGGGCAAAGAGGATGAGATCGCTGCCCTGCGGGGAAAGATTGAAGCGCTTGAAAAAAATGTGTTTGCCTACGCCATCCGGAAGCCATCGCTCGACAAGATCCTGATAGAAAAACAGGCACGACGCATGATGCTGATCTCAAAGGGGGCGGTGCTCAAAACCTACAGGATCGCCCTGGGGGGAGACCCCATCGGCCCGAAAGAACGGCAAGGCGACAACAAAACCCCGGAAGGAGCCTACACCATCGATGCCAGAAACAGGGATAGCCGTTATCACCGGGCTCTCCATATCTCCTATCCCAACGAGAGGGACAGGAAGCGCGCCCGGGAACTCGGAGTCTCCCCGGGCGGAAACATCATGATCCACGGCATCAAGAATGGTTTCTCGTGGGTTGGAGATGCTCACGCAGGGGTGGACTGGACAAAGGGGTGCATTGCCGTAACGGACGAGGAAATAGAGGAAATTGACACGTTGGCGCCCAATGGCACCATTGTCGAGATCAGGCCATAG
- a CDS encoding ferredoxin, translated as MTKAPLVDKDVCISCGLCVDNIPDVFRFDDDNKAECFDPNGAAEDVIQSDAIDACPVSCISWSTDPDYLKSFA; from the coding sequence ATGACAAAAGCACCATTGGTGGACAAGGACGTATGCATCAGTTGCGGGCTCTGCGTCGACAACATTCCCGACGTGTTCCGCTTCGATGACGACAACAAGGCGGAATGCTTCGACCCAAACGGCGCCGCTGAGGATGTTATCCAGAGCGATGCCATCGATGCCTGTCCGGTATCGTGCATCAGCTGGAGCACCGACCCCGATTACCTGAAGAGCTTCGCCTGA